The genome window GCTCTGCAGAGCGGCGGAGCTAAGAAGGGGCGGCAATGTCATCGGTCGGGCGCAGACGCTCAAGAAGCTTGGGGGGTGAACCCCAGTAAGACCCTCCTGGCTCAGTGAGCTGAGGCAGCAGTACCATACACAACATTTTCATGGTCGATCGCCAGTAAGTCTCTTGATCCATTCGTCAACAAGGACTCCTTGGGTCGCCCAGATGTCAGGCCCCACAGCGTACCGGAGGGCAGACTCGTTTTTGATGGGAACTTCTTTATGCTTCGCCGATTCCACGAGTGACGCCGTCCCTGCCACTGTTGCGCCAATACCTTTAACGAAACGGTGTACTGCCCCACCTCATTTTGGACAGGTCGTTTCGTGTTTTT of Nitrospirota bacterium contains these proteins:
- a CDS encoding integrase core domain-containing protein; the encoded protein is TPRRSPESNGLAEAFFGSFKRDYVYQACLETFETVGQQIPVWLDHSNQQTPHSALGMQSPAAFYADWRVKNTKRPVQNEVGQYTVSLKVLAQQWQGRRHSWNRRSIKKFPSKTSLPSGTLWGLTSGRPKESLLTNGSRDLLAIDHENVVYGTAASAH